The following nucleotide sequence is from Cyclopterus lumpus isolate fCycLum1 chromosome 20, fCycLum1.pri, whole genome shotgun sequence.
AGATCTGATGTGCGCACATTTAATTTTTCTATAAATACAAGTTCGTGTGACAACTCGTGTGTTTTTTGTCGCATCACATTTACATAGTTTTAATTCTTTAATGAAAAGTGCTTGTGATTCAACTGATTTTGGCTAGAAGTTAAAGTTTAATATGCACGCTAACACGTGAAACTTGCAATAAAGCACCTGAAAGCTGAACTAGAAGTGAAACTGTTTCCGTGTAATTCATGCTTTACTAGAAATGTGGTAGAATTCAAGGAAAAAGTTTGCTGGCAATATTGTATTAAAAAGAATTTTATTGAAAAGACTATTTACATCGGCATTAGTCAATGGTGGCCATAGAATAACAATATTGCTACCAACCTTCTACAATGCACTGTTCTGCTTATCCACCGCATGGCCATGTAGAGCTGGTCAGGGCCAGTGCAAAACATTTTACGCTATTTGAATATTGTGCAGGGGGAGTATAATACTTGCGCTGCTGCATAAATCCAAACTACTGAATGAGTCTACGGCCACAGTGGGTACAATGGTGTAATGTGAGAGGCTAGATCCTGCCAAGACTTGACGGTCAATGAAGTAGTCGTGGATGACTCGCTACATCATACAATTATTACATCCATTTGCTGACATCTCATACATTTTGCTGAGCCACTCCTTAACAATTGTCCCTTTGTACCAGAATATCCCATTTAATCCTTAAATACATCCAGCCAACAATCCCTTATTTCAACAATGACGACTAGTTCAATCTTTCCGTCAAATAAAGGTAAAGGCCCTGGAATCTTCTCCCTCATTGGAGGTTTCTGTTTGGTATGACCGAAAGCAAAAGAAGGTAATGAGGATCGTCCGTGTGTGCTATGTGGAAAGTGTTTGTTTATCGCTGTGTCTGTATCGTGGTCCATGTCTAGTCCATCTTGAGGCTACGGTAGATGTAGCGAATGAAACCCAGTGAGGCCCAGAACGACACGCTGCCCAGCATCAGTGAGAAGACCATCGCAGTGAGCAGAGAGTAGCCGAAGAACTCGGTGCTCTGCACCATGCCGCTCATAGAGGAACGGTTCCGGTAGTAGAAAACGGAGTAGACGAAGATGAAGAGTCCGGTGGAGCCGGTGCTCAGGACGCTCCGCCACCACCACCGGTAGTCCTCGCCAGACAGCAGGAAGTAGGTGAGTGCAACAGAGATGCAGCCGCCCACCGAGAGGAGGATGGCAAAGACGCACAGCAGGATGCCGTAGAGGGTGTAGTACTCTCTGCCCCAAACCGTGGCAAAGATGTAGTACAGCTCCACTGAGATGGCACTGAGGGAGGGCATCGGTGGTAAGGAAGGAGTGTGGACAAAATTGTGGTCAATGGGTTGcattttcaatatttcattAGTCAAGATGACATGACAGTATAACAAACATTTGTACTCATTATCCAAACCAATTATGGGCTCAAATAAGTGCAGaaatatttataaaacacaaatataacaattaaATCTCCTAAATTTCAATTCTTGACATACAAATGAAATTTCACTGTGGGATATCATTATTTGCAACCAAACATCTAATTTGGAACATGGACATATTCTAACATGTAAATACTGAAGAAGTCATATTTACTGTTGAATAAAGATTTGGAGTGAAGCTCTTTTTATCCTTAGTGTTAATCCTACATTTAATCCATTGACTTCTCTGCTTCATGACTGAAGAGGAGGGACTTAATGTCATTGAGTTCCCCGTTTGATCGAAGCACCTCTCTTCCACTCATGAAGGCATCTCACCTGAACGGCAGGAAGCCGCCGATGGACATGTGCACAGCCGTGTGTTTGTACCAGGGCTGTGTCGGGATCTGCCGGGCGATGTTGCGAGTGCGACAGGGCGCCTGAAAGCTGCCGGCCCGGTTCTTTCCCACAATGCCTCCGATGACGGTGAGCGGGAAGCCCACCAGCACCCAGGCACCCAGGATGAGGAGCACGGTGGTGGCCGGCAGAGCCTGGGTGGAGCCGCTCCACCAGTGGATGGAGTTCACAACGCTCCATGTCAGGAACAGAGGAGCTGTGGGAATGAAGGACCAACTGAATCAAGGACAGGCATTGGTTTTTAATAATTCTTGGATAAAATGTGCCTCAGAGTATTGCTAGAAATGACCCCTGTTTTAAATTATGAAAACATAATGAGATACAGCTATTTAATGACTAAATAAGACCACGTTGTATGTGCCAGGGggcatattttctttttgaacAACTTCCTGAACCTGAACTGCAAAAGTGGGAATGCTGGGAATGCATAATAGATAATTGAATACATAATTAACTGAGTAGAATAGCACTGTCACATTGTACAGAACACTAGAGGTGCCCTTACCTATCCAGTTGGTTCTTTTGAAATGACactataaaatgaaaaaatggcTCGAAAAGCTATTTGGCctgtgtaaaataataaacaataaaataattttaaaaaaacagccagTTATTGATGATACTTATTCTTGAGGAAAAGTCTCATTAAGTGTCATATTGACAAATGGTCCAAACCGATCATTTCAAAGGCAAAGTCTTATTTGAAATTAATCAgtattaattagttttttatattttgcctACTTCAATGTGATTATCTTTTTTCAAATTTTGCATCAATGAGAGGGAAAAATGTGAGAGCAGTGGTGACAAACAGGAGAGAAATTAAGCGGAAACTGTGtctggatggatggagataaaaaatgaatgaagcGAGTGTCAGTGAGGAGATTATCTGAATCCATTACAGGCAAATCCAGTGAAGTGGTTTATTTGAGAAAACACTTCCCGCTACGACAACCAAAGTGTGTGGTGACCCCGAACCCCTTCTCATCGCACTCACCGGAGAAGAGAGACGAGGTGAGGATGATGTTCCACACCCAGCGCTGGCCGTTGATCTGTGTGTAGAAGCTGCAGGACACGTAGCCTGACACACAGCTGGTCAGAGCGTACAGGACAATGGCGGCAGAGTTGATGGAACCATGGCGATGCACATTGAACATTCCCAGCAACGCCATCAAGATGATTCCTGTCGCAGTTAGGAGACATGAGCGTGATCAGACTCCTGCGTGTGAGGGGCGGTCCATGTGACCTTTCCAGTCGCTGCGTTCCTCTGCTGGTCCGTAAAGACTCAGGACAAGTCTGCTCAATTTTCCAACAGAAACAATTAAAGTCCCAGAtaccgttttttaaatttatttcaaCATCCCATCCCATGTCCACGTCGAGCAGCGTGTTGCTGTGTTCTGGTCTATTTGAGGATGCATGCTCACCTGTGGCAAGGGTGAGGAACTGAGCTCCCACTCCCAGCACGGCACACAGCAGGCTTTTGTGAGGGGGAAACCTGAAGACATCAGTGTGTATGATCTTCCAGCCGTTGTCTCCGTGGTCCAGATCGTCACAGCcgccctcttcctccacatTGTATCTGCAGGTGGAGGAAACATGCTTTCACCTATGATGCCACCACGTACCCGACGAGCAGGAGACAACCACAAGTTTCAGCTTTGGTCGAGATGAAGGTTTATCTCTGGTTACGGTCCATATGGGCCGGGGTGAACAAGACAGAGAGCACAAAACATCTCAAATGTGAGTCATGTCTTTTATGAATAAAGAAGTTACTGTATGTAACCGTATACACTCTATTTCAGTCAACCTTACGCATATGCAAGAACAAAAATGTCAGAGAcaagcagtaaaagtacaaatatcaTAGAACATTTAGAAAAGCAGCAGTACCTCACATTTCAGTAGCTGGAACCAGCAAATGATTGACAGTATTGCTTCATAAATGACAATGACAATCATCAAAATGACTGTAGATGGATTTTCTGACTAACAAATAAAACCTCTAGTAACTatattaaaagtgtttttgtctAAGACTTTATTTAACACCGAAAGTGATACTGGTTTGTGCTGGAAGTGCATTCTTTAGTATAAACATTCATATTAAAGAGGTTCCCCTACATTGGCCAGGATATAACCGTACTTAATTTCCCTGACTAACCTGGCAAAGTCATTCTTAAGGACCCgcatgaggatgatgatgacgaagccaagcagcagcaccaccagcaccagtGAGTTAATAATGGAGAGCCAGTGGATCTCCAATGTTTTGGGGAAGAACGAGTAGTCTCGGAGACGCTCGGCTCGGCGGGCGTGAGGCAGAGTGGACTCGAACCAGCGCACGCTGTAGGTGTGGGTGACCGTCAGGCTGCCTCCACCCACTCCGACTCCACCCATGGCTGTAcccgccccctcctccaggGGAACAGGTTTGACGTCTTTTACTGAAACATTGGCGAAGATCACCGTGTTGCCGTTGTACTCGATGTTGAAGTCTAGGTGAGTCCACAAACCCACCTGTTGGAGGTGACAGAAGAGGACAGATACAGGGACAGAacacaagagggggggggggggtaagaagAATTACAGTGATTGGGGTCCAGCTGAAACGGGAGCTTTGCATGAAGATAAAAACCTGAGACAATCTTTCTATAATGTTTCCCTCATATAATCCACTGTGCTACACATATTCCACAAAACCTCTCAGGAGCACAAAGAGGTTTACCTTGTGGCTGTGAGGCAGGAAGCCGCTCTCCTCTATGTATCCCACAAACCCATAGATTGGAATGTCATCGAGGACAAATTCAAAGTAGAACAGCTCCTCGATTGCCTCACGGAGTTCGTCCACCTGGCACACACAGAATATATTCAGGGTCACGCCccgtgtgttttattatttttaatcaacATCACAACAGACGAGCATATTCTAGAGAACCATTTACTGAGGAAGTGGTGAGTAATGAGAATCATCGAAAAGTTGTTGAAGGGTTTGAAAAAGTGGTTGTATACAATGGTTGTTGTCTTACAAAACATCCACCATGCAGTGATCAATTGACATCCagtcgtttaaaaaaagaagctactTAATGAATCGTAACCAGTTAAAATCCCCCATGTGCCCGGAGTATTGAAGTTTAACTTGAGACATCTGGTAGAACACCGAGTTAAGTTCAAACTATCCTGGTCTTGTGTGAATAAATACCTGTTTCTCTGAAAGTGTGAGCTTGCAAAGAGTTTTTTTCTCCACATTCTCTTTGAAGCGGATGTAATATAACGACTCGGCCATCCTGTCGCCATCCAACACTTCTCCCAGACTCAGGGACTTGTGGTGCACCTGAAGAAGAGGTGTTACAATATGAGCAACAGAGTCTTAAGAAGCAGCACAGAGCACGAGGGGATTTCAGAACAGTACACACAGCTACAAAGTAATTACAGCCAggacaaactgaaaacaaaaacacagctggCTGTGATCCCACTTCATCCCTGCATGCTTGGTGTCGAAGTACCATATCCCTTAATGGTGGCTAATAGGTTACTGCGGTTGTAAATATGAGTCTCATTGCTAATCTTAGATAAAGATGCATCTTCAAAGCCAGGAGTCATTTATTAAGGAACcataaacaaaaagggaaatcatacagccatttccttttttaaatattcttatTACAGCATCAAACGTGTTATGGCCAGATGGAAATACAGCATCTTTCTGATAAAAGCAATTTCACAAGACATGCTGAGACGTATGTGTTCTCCTGACATAAGTGTCTACATttagcaaataaataaataatctccAGTTTCTTTGTGGATTTCCGAACAGTGAAACAGAACAAAGGCTGACCTTCTCCGGCCTGCAAACTGGCAGGGTGTAGTAGTGATATGTCTCCTGGGGGTTATGATAAGGGCCCACTTTGTTGACATAGAGCGTCACGTTGTCCCCCTGCTTGTAGCCCACGGCCCAGCCTGAGAACAAGCACAGGACCAAGACGCAGTGCAGGCCCATCGTCTTCTGGCAGCCACCTGGCAGGTGTCCTGTTCCGCACTGCATAACCTCTGCAATGATGGACAGTTCATCAATTCAAGAGGGACAGCAGGTGTGATTTAAACCAGACGGTCCGCCCTGTGACATATAGTGGACCTCTTCTTTCGAGTCAAGGAATGAGGTGATTTAAAATGCCACTTACACCTGCTATAGCATGATTTAACAGAATGAACGTGTTTGATGAGCTCCGTTAGTTTTCTTCCAAGAGTTTTTgagacacaaactgacattGCTCAAATATGGTATTTATTAATAGTACACGGGTCTCCTTAGAATTCCTGAGTAGGATATTGCTTTCAATTCTAAAATGTATTGGAAACATATTTTGTCCACAGAATGTTACACTTGTATGTTGATATTCATTACCAGCATATTTTGACAGGGAAACAATGAAGCTGCAGTAGAGTATGACGCTACAGCGCCATtggtccttttttcttttagaaaagCGCTGCATTAACAGCAAGTAGGCCAAGTTAATCAAAACTAATGACCTATTATTCCACGTATTTAAAAGCAATAGTTTAGCCATACACATTCTGTCCTCAACCTCACAACGCAGAGCAGGTCTCATCACTtttggactgtgtgtgtatatatatatatatatatatatatatatatatatatatatatatatatatatatatatataaagaatatagGTTGATCCATAGTCAGAACTAATGTGGCATTACTGCGGAAAATGTCCCAGTAATGCAAAAACCATGAGGCGTCTGCATGTTGGAGTTTTAATGCAATTACAATCTGGTTGATAACAATTTATATTCTGTGTTGTGCATCCGCACGCTGACTTTCAGTGTTAACATTGAGGAAAAGTTCACACTAAAATGTGGATTGAGCTGGTTTCTGACCAGTGGTATTCAT
It contains:
- the tm9sf1 gene encoding transmembrane 9 superfamily member 1, with translation MQCGTGHLPGGCQKTMGLHCVLVLCLFSGWAVGYKQGDNVTLYVNKVGPYHNPQETYHYYTLPVCRPEKVHHKSLSLGEVLDGDRMAESLYYIRFKENVEKKTLCKLTLSEKQVDELREAIEELFYFEFVLDDIPIYGFVGYIEESGFLPHSHKVGLWTHLDFNIEYNGNTVIFANVSVKDVKPVPLEEGAGTAMGGVGVGGGSLTVTHTYSVRWFESTLPHARRAERLRDYSFFPKTLEIHWLSIINSLVLVVLLLGFVIIILMRVLKNDFARYNVEEEGGCDDLDHGDNGWKIIHTDVFRFPPHKSLLCAVLGVGAQFLTLATGIILMALLGMFNVHRHGSINSAAIVLYALTSCVSGYVSCSFYTQINGQRWVWNIILTSSLFSAPLFLTWSVVNSIHWWSGSTQALPATTVLLILGAWVLVGFPLTVIGGIVGKNRAGSFQAPCRTRNIARQIPTQPWYKHTAVHMSIGGFLPFSAISVELYYIFATVWGREYYTLYGILLCVFAILLSVGGCISVALTYFLLSGEDYRWWWRSVLSTGSTGLFIFVYSVFYYRNRSSMSGMVQSTEFFGYSLLTAMVFSLMLGSVSFWASLGFIRYIYRSLKMD